From Verrucomicrobia bacterium S94, the proteins below share one genomic window:
- a CDS encoding nitrogenase → MSCNCGKTCAPVDDAAHACTADDKAKCGCGPSGGNFTTAGTAEHRDSTSVHSVSSSEAGGKKLTGENFTATRNACKLCAPLGACLAFRGIEGCLPFLHGSQGCATYIRRYMISHFREPMDIASSSFGEESVVFGGRRNLFDGLNHVIEGYEPAVIGIATTCLAETIGDDVNMYVKEYISADAKRVNLPHILRVSTPSYAGSHADGYQWAVRAIVDQLAVDGPNEKFIGIFPGMVSPADLRHLRELMEDFEMDFSIVPDYSDPLDGPVWGDYHKIPAGGTPAREIAKLGRASAVIELASTIADKQSAASLLDEKFSTAVFRVGLPIGIRQTDKFCNVLEQITGRPLPAKHDAERGRLIDCYVDGHKYTFGKEVVIYGEEDFVVGMTAFCCEIGLKPVLCASGGKSGKLSECIREAAPELDPETPILEGIDFAEIEVAAFNLKPDLLIGNSKGFSLSRKTGIPLIRFGFPIHDRISGPRTLHLGYRGAQRLYDTIVDKLMEMKQESNDIGYTYI, encoded by the coding sequence ATGAGCTGCAACTGCGGAAAAACCTGTGCTCCGGTCGACGATGCGGCCCATGCCTGCACAGCAGATGATAAAGCCAAATGCGGCTGCGGTCCCAGCGGCGGGAATTTCACCACAGCGGGCACGGCGGAACACAGAGACAGTACCTCCGTGCACTCGGTGTCCTCCAGCGAAGCGGGTGGTAAAAAACTTACCGGCGAAAATTTTACAGCCACCCGCAATGCGTGCAAACTGTGTGCTCCTCTCGGCGCCTGCCTTGCGTTCCGTGGAATCGAAGGCTGCCTCCCCTTCCTCCACGGTTCGCAAGGATGCGCCACCTACATCCGGCGCTACATGATCAGCCACTTCCGCGAACCGATGGATATTGCCTCCTCGAGCTTCGGTGAAGAGAGCGTGGTCTTCGGCGGACGCCGGAATCTGTTCGACGGCCTGAACCACGTGATTGAAGGCTATGAACCCGCAGTGATCGGCATCGCCACCACCTGCCTGGCGGAAACCATCGGCGACGATGTGAACATGTATGTGAAGGAATATATTTCCGCCGATGCCAAGCGGGTGAATCTGCCGCATATCCTGCGCGTTTCCACCCCGAGCTATGCCGGCTCGCACGCCGACGGCTATCAGTGGGCGGTGCGCGCTATTGTGGACCAGCTGGCAGTCGACGGACCGAACGAAAAATTTATCGGCATCTTCCCCGGCATGGTTTCCCCGGCCGATCTGCGCCATCTGCGCGAACTGATGGAAGATTTTGAAATGGATTTTTCAATTGTTCCCGATTATTCCGATCCGCTCGACGGACCGGTCTGGGGCGACTACCACAAGATCCCGGCCGGCGGCACTCCGGCCCGCGAGATCGCCAAACTCGGCCGCGCCTCAGCTGTGATTGAACTGGCCTCAACCATTGCCGACAAACAGTCTGCGGCATCGCTGCTCGACGAAAAATTTTCCACGGCCGTTTTCCGCGTCGGCCTTCCCATCGGCATTCGCCAGACAGATAAGTTCTGCAACGTGCTCGAACAGATTACCGGCCGGCCGCTGCCCGCCAAACACGACGCCGAGCGCGGGCGCCTTATTGACTGCTATGTCGACGGCCACAAATACACCTTCGGCAAGGAAGTCGTGATTTACGGCGAAGAGGACTTTGTGGTCGGCATGACCGCCTTCTGCTGCGAGATCGGCCTGAAACCCGTTCTCTGCGCTTCCGGTGGCAAGAGCGGCAAACTCAGCGAATGCATCCGCGAAGCCGCTCCGGAACTGGATCCAGAAACCCCTATCCTCGAAGGCATTGATTTTGCCGAAATCGAGGTAGCCGCTTTCAATCTGAAGCCCGACCTGCTCATCGGCAACAGTAAGGGTTTCAGCCTCAGCCGCAAAACCGGCATCCCGCTGATCCGTTTTGGATTTCCTATCCACGACCGGATCAGCGGGCCTCGTACCCTCCACCTGGGATACCGGGGCGCCCAGCGGCTTTACGACACCATCGTCGACAAACTTATGGAAATGAAACAGGAAAGCAACGACATCGGATACACCTATATTTAA
- a CDS encoding radical SAM protein: MALDFTKHPCFNPDVKGKYGRVHLPVAPKCNIQCGYCNRKYDCVNESRPGVTSNVLSPGQALYYVNDLVESGKPISVVGIAGPGDPFANPEQTMETLRLIRKRHPDMLLCVSTNGLGVGPYIAELAELNVSHITITMNAIDPEIGADVYSWVRDHKKPLRGIEAAKLLLERQIQAMKSIKAHGLTLKINTILIPGVNDHHIDAVAAFAKSEGADLHNIIPMCPVEGTMFENLDEPTPAMIHEARDIAGKYMPQMTHCQRCRADACGLLAEGTTQDTLKKLEAAANAPINPDEERPYVAVATREGVLVNEHLGEAAELSIFGEKDGTFQCLETRATPDPGSGSERWMDLAKNLSDCRAILVSGVGPKPTAFLRQAGLKVIVMEGLIDETLRRIYTGEEVRSPLRKTKCGEKCTGTGAGCG, translated from the coding sequence ATGGCTTTAGATTTTACAAAACACCCGTGCTTTAACCCCGATGTCAAAGGCAAATACGGTCGCGTCCACCTTCCGGTCGCACCGAAATGCAACATCCAGTGCGGCTACTGCAACCGTAAATACGATTGCGTCAACGAATCCCGCCCGGGGGTAACGTCCAACGTCCTCTCCCCCGGCCAGGCGCTCTACTACGTCAACGATCTGGTGGAATCCGGCAAACCGATTTCGGTAGTCGGCATTGCAGGCCCCGGCGATCCCTTTGCCAATCCGGAACAGACCATGGAAACGCTGCGGCTGATCCGTAAACGCCACCCCGACATGCTGCTCTGCGTCTCCACCAACGGCCTGGGCGTCGGCCCCTACATTGCCGAACTGGCCGAACTCAATGTGAGCCACATCACCATCACCATGAATGCCATTGATCCGGAGATCGGTGCTGATGTTTACAGCTGGGTACGTGATCATAAAAAACCGCTGCGCGGCATCGAAGCCGCCAAACTGCTGCTCGAACGCCAGATTCAGGCCATGAAATCCATCAAGGCACACGGTCTGACACTGAAGATCAACACCATCCTGATTCCGGGCGTCAACGATCACCACATCGATGCCGTTGCGGCCTTCGCAAAATCCGAAGGTGCCGATCTGCATAACATTATCCCGATGTGCCCGGTGGAAGGAACCATGTTCGAAAATCTGGATGAACCGACCCCGGCCATGATCCACGAAGCGCGCGATATTGCCGGAAAATATATGCCGCAGATGACGCACTGCCAGCGCTGCCGAGCCGATGCCTGCGGCCTGCTCGCCGAAGGTACCACACAGGATACGCTCAAGAAACTGGAAGCCGCCGCCAACGCGCCGATCAATCCGGACGAAGAACGCCCCTACGTGGCCGTCGCCACCCGCGAGGGCGTACTGGTTAACGAACATCTGGGCGAAGCGGCCGAACTGAGTATCTTCGGCGAAAAAGACGGCACCTTCCAGTGTCTGGAAACCCGTGCCACACCGGATCCCGGCAGCGGTTCCGAACGCTGGATGGATCTGGCAAAGAATTTGAGTGATTGCCGTGCAATCCTCGTCTCAGGGGTGGGACCCAAACCAACGGCCTTTCTCCGTCAGGCCGGACTCAAGGTGATTGTCATGGAGGGACTGATCGATGAAACACTGCGCCGGATTTATACCGGTGAAGAAGTTCGTTCTCCCCTTCGGAAAACCAAGTGCGGAGAAAAATGCACCGGCACGGGAGCCGGTTGCGGGTAG
- a CDS encoding (2Fe-2S) ferredoxin domain-containing protein yields the protein MAKPEKHFFICNSYRVAGEAKGACNAKEAGDLLAYLETEILDRGMDAQVSGCGCLKLCTEGPVMVVYPEAKWFGQVDEEKLDAILDAMEDGEDTSELELA from the coding sequence ATAGCAAAACCGGAAAAACACTTCTTCATCTGTAACTCCTATCGCGTCGCAGGCGAGGCTAAAGGCGCGTGTAACGCCAAGGAAGCCGGCGATCTGCTCGCTTATCTCGAAACCGAAATTCTCGACCGCGGCATGGATGCCCAGGTCTCCGGATGCGGCTGTCTTAAACTCTGCACCGAAGGGCCGGTAATGGTCGTTTATCCGGAAGCCAAATGGTTCGGACAGGTGGATGAAGAAAAACTCGACGCTATTCTCGATGCTATGGAAGACGGCGAGGATACCAGTGAACTCGAACTCGCATAA
- a CDS encoding DUF2292 domain-containing protein: MKKNSTLFSMLWKTARIPVNSNSHNCHHRDESNGAYCGTQDGRWVKSVKKYVKSLDYGEVTLTVHNGQVVQVQKTEKIRF, from the coding sequence ATGAAGAAAAACTCGACGCTATTCTCGATGCTATGGAAGACGGCGAGGATACCAGTGAACTCGAACTCGCATAACTGTCACCATCGAGATGAATCCAACGGCGCATACTGCGGAACGCAGGATGGCCGTTGGGTTAAATCCGTGAAAAAATATGTAAAGAGCCTGGACTATGGCGAAGTGACACTTACCGTCCACAACGGTCAGGTGGTCCAGGTTCAGAAAACAGAAAAGATCCGTTTTTAA